GTGGCCCGGCCGGTGGTTCTTTAGGTTTTTGGGTTTTTCCTAAGGAATACCGGTCGGGCTTCTTTTTTTGTACGAATGACGCGCCCGGCTCAGGTTCGGGAGCGGCTCTTTTCTAAAAAGGAAAAGCCCGCTGGTCGTCTGGGGGAACGAAGCAGCGGGCTGATGGGAGTGCCTTCCGGAGGGTTTCTTTGTCGGGGGGATTTTGCAGGCTCGGCCGGCGGGGGGATCGGCGTTGCTTACGGAGGAGAGAATGTCCGATTTTGCTCCCTTTTGGAATCACGCAATGGCGTGCGTCGGTATTTGCGTAACTGGGTGAGGGGCGGGGTAGGGCCAAGTGGCTTCGGGAAGATGGGCGGTTGGCTGCCCGGATTGCCGTTTCCAAGGTGAGAGGGGCATCCCGAACGCCGTTGGTGCGAAAGGGAAAGGAGCTTCTTGCTTAACCCTCAGTAATTTCCTGCCCTCCCCTTTACAAACCCTGCCCCCTCTGGCATCCCTCCGCCCCCATATTATGTCCGATTTGCCCAAAGCCTACGAACCCCAAGCGGTGGAAGCCAAATGGTATGCCGCCTGGATCGAAGGAAAATGTTTCGAAGCCGATCCGGCTTCGGAGAAGCCCGCGTACTCGATCGTCATCCCGCCGCCGAACGTCACGGGCATCCTGCACCTCGGACACGTCCTGAATAATACCATCCAGGACATTCTCGCCCGGCGCGCGCGCCAAGAGGGCAAGGAGGTGCTGTGGCTGCCCGGCACCGACCACGCCGGCATCGCCACCCAGGCAAAAGTGGAGCGCGAACTCCGCGAGAATGAAAAGCTTACCCGTCGCGATCTCGGCCGCGAAGAGTTCCTGAAGCGCGTATGGGCCTTCAAGGACAAGCACGGCGATATCATCATCAACCAACTGAAGCGCCTCGGCTGCTCCTGCGATTGGTCGCGCGAGCGCTTCACCATGGATGAGGCCTACACGAAGTGGGTGAGCCACGTGTTCGTGGAGCTTTTCAAGGAAGGCCTCATCTACCGCGGCAAGCGGATCGTGAACTGGTGTCCGGTGTCGCTCACCGCGCTCTCCGATGAAGAGGTGATCATGAAGCCGCAGCGATCGAAGCTGTACTTCATGAAATACGAACTCGTGGATGCTCCCGGCGAGTTCCTGGAGATTTCCACCACCCGGCCGGAGACCCTGATGGGCGACGTGGCGGTGGCGGTGAATCCGAAGGACGAGCGTTTCGCGAAGTACGTGGGCCGTAGTGTTTACCGTCCTTTCCCGCACGCGCCGATCCCGGTGATCGCGGACGATCACGTGGACATCGAGTTCGGCACCGGAGCGCTGAAGATCACTCCGGCACACGATAAGGCCGACTTCGAAATCGGCATCCGCCATGGTCTCGAGATCATCGACGTCCTCACTCCGGATGCGCACATCAATTCTCCGGAAGTGCCCGAGCTTCACGGCCTCGACCGTTTCGTGGCGCGCAAGCGTGCGGCGGCGAAGCTGGAAGAGATGGGCTTGCTCATCAAGGTGGAGGAATACGAGAACAACGTGGGCTACTCCGAGCGTGCCGATGTGCCGATCGAGCCGCGGATCTCGATGCAGTGGTTCCTCAAGTATCCCTGCGTGAAGGAGGCTGCCGATGCGGTGGCAAATGGCGACATCGCCTTCCGTCCCGAGCGCTGGGCCAAGACTTATGCCCACTGGATGGAGAACCTGCAGGACTGGTGCATCAGCCGCCAGCTCTGGTGGGGTCACCAGATTCCGGTGTGGTATCGCAAGGAGAAGCTCGAAGCGCTCAAGAACGCCGAGTCGCTCGACATGGCGAACCTCGAATCCGGGGACATCCACGTGGGCACGGAAGCCCCGGCGGATGAAGCGGAGTGGGTGCGCGATGAGGACGTGATGGACACTTGGTTCAGCTCATGGCTCTGGCCCTTTGCCACCATGGCGGACGTGGGCGAGGAGACGCCGACGCTGAAAAAATTCTACCCGACCACCGATCTGGTGACGGGACCGGACATCATCTTCTTCTGGGTGGCGCGCATGATCATGGCGGGCTTCCGCTTTGAAGGAGAGCTGCCCTTCAAGAACGTGTTCTTCACCTCGCTGATCCGCGACAAGAGCGGCCGCAAGCTTTCGAAGTCGCTCGGCAATTCGCCGGACCCGATCGAGCTGATGGACAAGTATGGCTCCGACGGCGTGCGTTTCGGCCTGATGCGGATCGCGCCTTTGGGCTCGGACATGCGCTACGACGAAGAGCAGATCGAAGGCGGCCGTAATTTCGCGAACAAGATCTACAATGCCTGCCGCCTGCGCGAGATGAGCGGCACGATCGAATTCCCGGAGACCGACGACGAGGGCGACGATGAGCTGGTGGGCATGGCGAACTGCTTCCACATCGATATCCTGGCCAAGCTCGATGAGCTCGCTGTGGATCTTGCCCGTATCTACGGCGAGTATCGTTTCGGCGAGATCGCGCAGCGTCTCTATGAGTTCCTGTGGAGCGAATTCTGCGACAAGTTCCTGGAAGCGGTGAAGGGTGACCTGCGCGAAAGCGCCACGCCGGAAGCACGAGCCGTAACCTTGTCCGTGTTCGACACGGTGATGAGCCGCTTCCTGCAGCTCCTGCATCCCTACATGCCTCACGTGACCGAGGAGCTTTCCTTGAACATGGGCTATATCGGCGAAGGAGAGTTCCTCATGCAGGCCGAGCTTCCGGAGGAACCGGTGCTCGCCGGCTTGTCCGCGGAGGACATTGCCACCGAGCAGAACAAGGCTGCCGCGATCTACGAGACCGCGGGCCGCGTGCGCAATCTGAAGGCCGAGTACAACGTGGCAGCACGCCGTGATGTGACCTTGGTGGTGAAAGGAGCTGCCGAATGGCTTGACGAAGAAAAGGATGTGCTGGCCCTGCTCTGCGGAGCCGGTGAGGTCCTGCTTGATTCCGCCTATGAGGCTCCGAAAGGAACGCCGGTTTCCCTGACACCGGTGGGTGAAATCTATCTGCCGCTGGAAGGCCTGATTGACGTGGAAGCGGAGAAAATCCGTCTTGCCCGGGAGATCGCCAAGCTGGAGCAAGAGCAGACCCGCAGCGAATCCAAGCTGGCCAATGAAAGCTTCGTCGCCCGCGCGCCCGCAGAGGTGGTGGAGCAGGAGAAGGCCCGCCTTGAAGAATGGAAGACCAAGCTCGCGCAACTCCGGGAGATGTTGCAAGGACTCGGATGAGTCCTTGCAAGGTCATCATGAGTTCATAAAGTTGCGAATTCGTAACGGGGGAATGTCGGATCTGCTGAATATAGAAGGAATTGGAGCCCAGGAGGTTGAGCTGCTACAAGCGACGGGCTGGACTGATTTGCAATCCGTAGCCAAGGCTGACGTGGATCTTTTGACCCGCGAGCTGGAGGCTGCGAATAACATGCTCAAGATCGTGCCACGGGCTCCGGAGCGCCGGAAGGTGGAGCGCTGGGTCGCGTCCGCGGCGCATTTGCTTGATCCGGCTGGAGTTGTGGCGAGCCGGCCCTTGCGCTCGAAAGCGGTGGTCTCTTCCCTTGGCAAGGAAACCCCGGGTGGTAAGCCGGCCAAGGTCAAGCGCCGGAGCGGAACGTCCGCCCCGGCTCCGGTGTCAGATGCAGCTTCGGATGAGCTTCCCCTGATGGCGTCTGTTGCCGCGGAAGATCTGACGGATCTCGCCGGAGAAGAAGGTCTCAGATCCGTCTCCGGTGAGGTGAACTACGAGGCGGACCCGGAGGTCCAGGAGATGCTGGCCATCGCGCCGCTCGCCATTCCGATTCCTGCCCGCACGCTGGCCGAAAAGGGGATCTCGCCGGGTGAAATCGCGGTGGCAGCCCTGATGAACCATGCCTCGGGCGACTTGGACGTCCGCGTGGCTGTCCCGAAGACTGATCGCAAGGACATTCCGGATGCACCGGTGGGAAGCCGCCGCTCGGAGACGCTTTCTTCGGTTCAGGTTTCCGATGTTGGTTTTACCATGGGACGCCGTGGTTTCGATCCGGGGAAGGTCCGCACTATTGAAGATGCCCAAGGAGATGCTCCACCGGTCCGGGCCTCGTCGAGCAAGCAGGGAATGATGGACGAACGCATCGCGCTGCTGCGTTCGCCGCGTCCCGAGACGAACAAGGGCCGCAAGCCCGGCTCGAAATTCTACATCCGCGGCGTGCTTCACGATCAGCCGCTCAAGGTCTGGTTCGGCGGCTTGTTCGCGGTGCTTTTGCAGCTTTCCGTGCCTTTGGCGGTGATTGCCGCGCCCCTGCTGATCCTCTCCAATGAGAATCCGGAAAAGTTCAACTGGGTCCCGAAATGGATCATCGGTTTCCCGATCGCACTGCCGATCCTGGGGTTGCTGTATGTGCTGGTCAGCGCCCGTGCGAAGTGCCGGGTCTGCGCCCAGCGCCTCTACGTGCCGAAGCATTGTTTGAAGAATCGCAAGGCGCACCATCTGCCCTTCCTGGGTCACATCGGTGCCCTCGCCTTGCACGTGATGACCTTCAAGTGGTTCAACTGCACCTTCTGCGGAACCTCGATCCGCATTAAAAAGTAGTCCTGCTTTCCTCGACGGAAGGAGCGTGCCTTCTCCTTCGTAGACGGGATGGCCATGAAAAGATCCCACCTGATTCTCGCTGCAACGGGGCTCGTCATGGGCTTGGTGGCAGGCGAGGAAGGACAGGCTCCCGCGAAGCCGGAGAGAACTCCCGAAGTGAAGGAAGCGCGCGTAAGAGCGCAGCTTCTGCACGAGACGATCCATGGCTCCTTGCAGGTGATGCACCGGGACTTCTTCCGCGAAGGGGATCGACTGCGGATTCCTTCGTCGTCCATGGAAGATGTCTTTCGCGAGCTGAAGCGTTCGTGGAACGTGGAAGTCGCCTGGATGTCGGTGAATGCCAAGGCGATGAACGTCGATCACAGGCCGGAAGGAGCCTTCGAGGAATCGGCCGTGAAGGAGCTCAATGCGGGCAAGGAAATGGCCGAGACCGTAGAGGGGGATACCTATCGCTACGCTGGAGCGATTTCCTTGGGCAATGAATGCCTGAAGTGCCACCTCCCGGATCGCCAGAATCTGGATGAACGGAAGGCAGCGGTCCTTATTTCGATGCCTCTGCGCAGCGAATCAATAGGACCGCGGTGAAGCGGTTCACTCCTTGTTTTTCGTGTCGATGACGATGGTCACCGGGCCGTCGTTCACGAGGGATACCTTCATGTCCGCGCCGAAGCGACCGCGCCCGACCGGCTTGCCGATCTCCTTTTCAAGGACATCACAGAACGCAAGGTAGAGAGGTTCCGACATGTCGGGTGGACCCGCGCGGAGAAACGAGGGGCGGTTACCCTTCTTCGTGGAGCCGTAGAGGGTGAACTGGCTGACGACGATCAACTCCCCGTGGCAGTCGATCACGGATTGGTTCAGCAGCCCGGCTTCATCGGGGAAGATCCGCATCCTTGCGACTTTCGGTGCCAGCCATGCGATGTCTTCCGATCCATCTCCACGTTCGACGCCCAAGAGCACCAATAGGCCTTGGCCGATTGAGGCCACGGTTTCGCCATCGATCACGACGGAGGAAGAGGAGACCCTTTGGATGACAGCGCGCATGAGGGAGGAATGACGAATCCGGCATTCGCGACTTTCAATACACCGGCACTTCCGGATCGATCTCCGCGGACCAGCGATCGATGCCGCCGCTCATCGACCACACCTGGTCGTTTCCACGGGATCTCCAGTAGTTCGTGGCGCGGAGCGATCGCATGCCGTGGTGGCAGTAGACGATCACCGGCTTTTCCGGCACGGGGGCCTCGGCGAAGCGGGTGAGAGGAACGAGGCGCGCTCCTTCGATGCGGTTGAAGCGCCACTCGTCGTCCTCGCGGCAATCGACCAATTCGATCTCGCCGCTGCGGATCGCCGGAAGCAATTCAGAGACCTGTGCCGGAGTCAGCTCCATGCCCGACTCCGGGTCCGGCAAGCGATCCTTCATCGTTCGACGGTGACCGGGGTGCCGATCTGGGCGTTGTCGAAGAACTTCTGGGCCATCCGGTCCGGCATGCGGACGCAGCCATGGGAAGCGGCGTAGCCCGGCAGGTAGCCGGTATGCATTCCGACGGCAGGGGCGAAGTTCAGGTAGTTGAACATCGGCGCGCCCTCGTAGTAGCAGCCGGGAGGCACCGGCTCGTTGTGGGCTTCCGCGTCGTCATCCACGATGCGATCGGTGCCCTTCTCCTTGAAAACACCATAGCTCGAAGAACGGTGCCACTTGTCCTTCTGGTTCACCTTGTAGGTGCCGGAAGGAGTGCTGCGGCCTTCCTTGCCGGTGGAAATCTTCGAGACGCCGGCGAGCTGGCCACCCTTGTAGAAGAAGGCTTTCTGCTGGGTCAGGTTGATGCGGATCGACGCGGGGCCGGTCATGTTATCCCCGTCCCAATAGGAGACATCGTCAGGGATCGGGCTCGATTTCCAGTCGTGCTCCCGCTTGTTCGTGTAGCCGGCCATGTACCGCGACTCGCCGCGCATGTTTGCCATGGTGCCCTCAAGCGAGGTGCAGGAGACGGCGATCAGCGGGAGCAATGCGATAGGTAAGAGGCTGGCTTTCATGGTGATTCGGATGCGGCGATTGTAAACTGATGCGTGGGTTGGGGTCAACCCCCGGAACCTCAAGGGCTCCATCGTGCCCTTACGCAATTCTTTGACAGGGAAAGCGGGGTTTTATTCCATGGTAGCTGCGAAAGACCGGAACCCTGTCGTCTGCCGCGCCATGAATGCGGGGGTTCAAAAACTTCTCAGTCTGGGAGCCAGCCTGGCAATCGGGTCTGGATTAGGAGTTGTCGCCCAGCAGGGTAGGAGTCATCCCGCCGCAGACCTACCGGTGCC
This portion of the Luteolibacter luteus genome encodes:
- a CDS encoding valine--tRNA ligase — protein: MSDLPKAYEPQAVEAKWYAAWIEGKCFEADPASEKPAYSIVIPPPNVTGILHLGHVLNNTIQDILARRARQEGKEVLWLPGTDHAGIATQAKVERELRENEKLTRRDLGREEFLKRVWAFKDKHGDIIINQLKRLGCSCDWSRERFTMDEAYTKWVSHVFVELFKEGLIYRGKRIVNWCPVSLTALSDEEVIMKPQRSKLYFMKYELVDAPGEFLEISTTRPETLMGDVAVAVNPKDERFAKYVGRSVYRPFPHAPIPVIADDHVDIEFGTGALKITPAHDKADFEIGIRHGLEIIDVLTPDAHINSPEVPELHGLDRFVARKRAAAKLEEMGLLIKVEEYENNVGYSERADVPIEPRISMQWFLKYPCVKEAADAVANGDIAFRPERWAKTYAHWMENLQDWCISRQLWWGHQIPVWYRKEKLEALKNAESLDMANLESGDIHVGTEAPADEAEWVRDEDVMDTWFSSWLWPFATMADVGEETPTLKKFYPTTDLVTGPDIIFFWVARMIMAGFRFEGELPFKNVFFTSLIRDKSGRKLSKSLGNSPDPIELMDKYGSDGVRFGLMRIAPLGSDMRYDEEQIEGGRNFANKIYNACRLREMSGTIEFPETDDEGDDELVGMANCFHIDILAKLDELAVDLARIYGEYRFGEIAQRLYEFLWSEFCDKFLEAVKGDLRESATPEARAVTLSVFDTVMSRFLQLLHPYMPHVTEELSLNMGYIGEGEFLMQAELPEEPVLAGLSAEDIATEQNKAAAIYETAGRVRNLKAEYNVAARRDVTLVVKGAAEWLDEEKDVLALLCGAGEVLLDSAYEAPKGTPVSLTPVGEIYLPLEGLIDVEAEKIRLAREIAKLEQEQTRSESKLANESFVARAPAEVVEQEKARLEEWKTKLAQLREMLQGLG
- a CDS encoding DUF4332 domain-containing protein, which gives rise to MSDLLNIEGIGAQEVELLQATGWTDLQSVAKADVDLLTRELEAANNMLKIVPRAPERRKVERWVASAAHLLDPAGVVASRPLRSKAVVSSLGKETPGGKPAKVKRRSGTSAPAPVSDAASDELPLMASVAAEDLTDLAGEEGLRSVSGEVNYEADPEVQEMLAIAPLAIPIPARTLAEKGISPGEIAVAALMNHASGDLDVRVAVPKTDRKDIPDAPVGSRRSETLSSVQVSDVGFTMGRRGFDPGKVRTIEDAQGDAPPVRASSSKQGMMDERIALLRSPRPETNKGRKPGSKFYIRGVLHDQPLKVWFGGLFAVLLQLSVPLAVIAAPLLILSNENPEKFNWVPKWIIGFPIALPILGLLYVLVSARAKCRVCAQRLYVPKHCLKNRKAHHLPFLGHIGALALHVMTFKWFNCTFCGTSIRIKK
- a CDS encoding c-type heme family protein, whose product is MKRSHLILAATGLVMGLVAGEEGQAPAKPERTPEVKEARVRAQLLHETIHGSLQVMHRDFFREGDRLRIPSSSMEDVFRELKRSWNVEVAWMSVNAKAMNVDHRPEGAFEESAVKELNAGKEMAETVEGDTYRYAGAISLGNECLKCHLPDRQNLDERKAAVLISMPLRSESIGPR
- the dtd gene encoding D-aminoacyl-tRNA deacylase, giving the protein MRAVIQRVSSSSVVIDGETVASIGQGLLVLLGVERGDGSEDIAWLAPKVARMRIFPDEAGLLNQSVIDCHGELIVVSQFTLYGSTKKGNRPSFLRAGPPDMSEPLYLAFCDVLEKEIGKPVGRGRFGADMKVSLVNDGPVTIVIDTKNKE
- a CDS encoding rhodanese-like domain-containing protein, translating into MKDRLPDPESGMELTPAQVSELLPAIRSGEIELVDCREDDEWRFNRIEGARLVPLTRFAEAPVPEKPVIVYCHHGMRSLRATNYWRSRGNDQVWSMSGGIDRWSAEIDPEVPVY
- a CDS encoding L,D-transpeptidase family protein; the encoded protein is MKASLLPIALLPLIAVSCTSLEGTMANMRGESRYMAGYTNKREHDWKSSPIPDDVSYWDGDNMTGPASIRINLTQQKAFFYKGGQLAGVSKISTGKEGRSTPSGTYKVNQKDKWHRSSSYGVFKEKGTDRIVDDDAEAHNEPVPPGCYYEGAPMFNYLNFAPAVGMHTGYLPGYAASHGCVRMPDRMAQKFFDNAQIGTPVTVER